The Chiloscyllium punctatum isolate Juve2018m chromosome 30, sChiPun1.3, whole genome shotgun sequence genome includes a region encoding these proteins:
- the LOC140455500 gene encoding uncharacterized protein, translating to MTNRRIHTREKPFTCEVCNKTFSESSNLRRHRRIHTGEKPFTCDVCDKSFSQSENLLRHQRIHTGEKPFTCEVCDKSFSESENLRTHLRTHTGEKPYTCEVCDKSFSLSSTLRKHQLVHTKEKPFKCEVCNKSFSDSSTLCSHQRIHTEEKPFTCKVCDKSFSNSSTLCKHKRIHTGQKPFRCGFCEKAFTNSSDLLKHQHIHTGEKPFTCKVCYKSFSASSSLRTHQRFHTGEKPFTCNICEKAFTISSDLLKHQYIHTGAKPFPCKLCNKSFSQSTNLRRHQRVHTGEKPFTCEVCDKSFTERSNLHRHQRIHTVK from the coding sequence ATGACTAATCGACGTATTCACACGagggagaaaccattcacatgCGAGGTCTGCAACAAAACATTCTCGGAGTCATCGAACCTCCGCAGACACCGAcgcattcacacaggggagaaaccgTTCACATGCGATGTGTGTGATAAATCATTCTCGCAGTCAGAGAACCTGCTCAGACACCAACGcatccacactggggagaagccttTCACGTGTGAAGTGTGTGACAAATCCTTCTCGGAATCCGAGAACCTTCGTACACATCTACGGACGcacactggggagaaaccatACACATGCGAGGtgtgtgacaaatcattctcCCTCTCCTCTACCCTCCGCAAACACCAACTCGTTCACACAAAGGAAAAACCATTCAAGTGTGAGGTATGCAACAAATCATTCTCAGACTCATCGACCCTTTGTTCACACCAACGCATTCACACAGAGGAGAAACCATTCACGTGTAAAGTATGCGATAAATCATTCTCCAACTCATCGACCCTCTGCAAACACAAACGCATTCACACAGgacagaagccattcagatgTGGATTTTGTGAGAAGGCTTTTACCAACTCCTCTGATCTGCTGAAGCACCAACACATTCACACAGGAGAGAAACCATTTACTTGCAAGGTGTGCTATAAATCATTCTCGGCGTCATCATCCCTCCGCACACACCAACGctttcacacaggggagaaaccattcacttGCAACATCTGCGAAAAAGCTTTCACCATCTCATCTGATCTCCTGAAACACCAATACATTCACACAGGGGCAAAACCATTCCCGTGCAAGCTGTGCAACAAATCATTTTCACAGTCAACAAATCTCCGCAGACACCAACGTGTTCACACAGGAGAGAAACCATTCACATGCGAGGTGTGTGACAAATCGTTCACAGAACGATCAAACCTGCACAGACACCAGCGCATTCACACTGTGAAGTGA